One Eubacteriales bacterium mix99 genomic window carries:
- a CDS encoding CD1845 family protein, whose product MRLILKILVAPVIVVLTVFVWICALVLRCSAIVFGLAGTVLGIFGVLALITHQVTNGIILLVIAFLVSPCGIPMAAAWLLGKIQDLRYAIQDRVYG is encoded by the coding sequence ATGAGGCTGATACTGAAAATACTCGTCGCTCCGGTCATCGTGGTGCTGACCGTTTTCGTCTGGATCTGTGCGCTGGTGCTCCGCTGTTCGGCCATTGTGTTCGGCCTTGCAGGAACGGTCCTTGGCATCTTCGGTGTGCTGGCGCTGATCACTCATCAGGTTACAAACGGGATCATCCTACTGGTGATAGCATTTCTCGTCAGTCCATGCGGAATCCCCATGGCGGCGGCGTGGCTGCTCGGCAAAATACAGGATTTGCGGTATGCGATTCAGGACCGGGTTTACGGCTAA
- a CDS encoding IS1182 family transposase, whose translation MLRDNSQIKMSLSPYQGLYDIVVSEEHILRKIKESIDFSFVNPMLRKQYCENFGRPAKEPEMMFKLMFLKKVYDLSDEKLISSAQTDMAYKYFLNLDPEAEMIDPSLLTKFRKTRITEDILDEMLREMIRQAIEKGLIKSTAIIVDSTHTTANARPKTVTQVLRDLSKQLRREIYREMIELSEKFPEKPSETAELADEIQYTYQLLENIGEDILQSEKTGLIELYERIKELLDTDRIREIRSKADEDARFGHKTATSTFFGYKNHLAMTEERIITGVKVTHGGEPDCTQLPVLLEKAINNGVAVKEAIGDMAYVSKDNLDVCEEKGVTLYARTNSAVAAAAATSLDEGFSFNKDAGLLQCPAGELAMRVEKRTAENGNTYLNYFFSKKKCQKCPMCGQCRMGKSKGKCYNITQPSEKNRQRLSFENSDAFRERMKVRHRIEEKNGEMKVTHGLGRADSVGLASMRLQTYFTAFVVNVKRIVKLMDPNPA comes from the coding sequence GTGCTGCGAGATAATAGTCAGATAAAAATGTCATTATCCCCTTATCAGGGGCTGTATGATATTGTTGTATCAGAAGAACATATACTGAGAAAAATCAAAGAAAGCATAGATTTCAGCTTTGTGAACCCAATGTTGCGAAAGCAGTATTGTGAAAATTTTGGGCGTCCGGCTAAAGAACCCGAAATGATGTTCAAGCTGATGTTTCTGAAGAAAGTGTATGACTTGTCAGACGAGAAGTTAATCAGCAGTGCGCAGACCGATATGGCGTATAAGTATTTTCTTAATTTAGACCCGGAAGCCGAAATGATAGACCCCAGCTTACTCACAAAATTCCGGAAGACCCGCATAACGGAAGATATACTGGATGAAATGTTGCGCGAAATGATACGCCAAGCAATCGAAAAAGGGCTGATAAAATCCACAGCGATTATTGTGGATTCGACGCATACTACGGCAAATGCCCGCCCCAAAACCGTCACACAGGTATTGCGTGATTTGAGTAAACAGCTGCGGCGTGAAATATACCGTGAGATGATAGAGCTTTCGGAAAAGTTCCCTGAGAAGCCAAGTGAAACCGCCGAATTGGCGGACGAGATTCAGTATACTTATCAGTTGCTGGAAAATATTGGCGAAGATATACTGCAAAGTGAAAAGACCGGTTTAATTGAATTATATGAGCGTATAAAGGAACTGTTGGACACGGATCGCATACGTGAGATTCGCTCAAAAGCCGATGAGGATGCCCGTTTCGGACATAAAACGGCGACCAGCACATTTTTCGGGTACAAAAACCATCTTGCAATGACCGAAGAACGTATTATAACAGGGGTTAAAGTCACGCACGGCGGAGAACCGGACTGTACCCAATTGCCGGTTTTACTTGAAAAAGCCATAAACAACGGTGTAGCTGTAAAAGAAGCCATTGGCGATATGGCCTACGTCAGCAAGGACAACCTTGATGTTTGCGAAGAAAAGGGCGTGACACTTTACGCGAGAACGAACTCCGCTGTTGCAGCGGCAGCTGCAACGTCGCTTGATGAAGGATTCTCATTCAACAAGGACGCCGGACTACTTCAATGTCCGGCAGGTGAGCTTGCGATGCGGGTTGAGAAAAGGACAGCAGAAAACGGGAACACATATCTGAACTATTTTTTCAGTAAAAAAAAGTGCCAGAAATGCCCGATGTGTGGGCAGTGCCGTATGGGGAAATCAAAGGGAAAATGCTACAACATTACGCAGCCAAGCGAGAAGAACCGACAAAGACTTTCGTTTGAAAACAGCGACGCTTTCCGGGAGCGAATGAAAGTCCGGCATAGAATTGAAGAAAAGAACGGGGAGATGAAAGTGACCCACGGCCTCGGCAGAGCCGATTCCGTGGGTCTTGCCTCTATGCGATTGCAAACATATTTTACGGCTTTTGTGGTTAATGTAAAGCGGATAGTCAAGTTAATGGATCCAAATCCGGCCTGA
- a CDS encoding relaxase/mobilization nuclease domain-containing protein, which translates to MATTRLMPLHTGKGRNVGTAISDIIDYAENPEKTDYGRLITGHECDSRTADAEFLFSKRQYAALTGRTRGADDVIAYHLRQSFVPGEVTPEEANRIGSELAKRFTNGNHAFIVCTHIDKHHIHNHIIWNSTSLDCTRKFRNFWGSTRAVRRLNDTLCIENGLSIVENPKRRGKSYNKWLGNQAKPSNRELLRVAIDAALAQNPTDFDALLKLLRDAGYVIKSGKIPALRGKNQKRFIRLDTLGSGYSEAELRAVLSGEKVHQPRKKIVLPAPNKKINLLVDIQAKLRAGKGVGYERWAKIFNLKQMAQTVNYLTEHNLLEYDALAAKTALATARYNELSTQIKAAEKRMAEIAVLKTQIINYAKTRDTYVAYRKAGYSKKFLSEHESDILLHKAAKKSFDELGVKKLPTVKSLQAEYAALLTEKKAAYVDYRKARDEMKELLTVKANVDHLLGPDRREAEKEKEHGQR; encoded by the coding sequence ATGGCAACAACGCGGCTGATGCCGCTGCATACCGGCAAGGGCCGGAACGTCGGAACAGCAATTAGCGACATCATCGACTATGCAGAGAATCCGGAGAAAACGGATTACGGCAGGCTCATCACCGGCCACGAATGCGACAGCCGCACAGCCGACGCCGAGTTCCTTTTTTCCAAACGGCAGTATGCCGCGCTCACCGGCAGAACGCGCGGTGCGGACGATGTGATTGCTTACCATCTCCGACAGTCCTTTGTCCCCGGCGAGGTCACGCCGGAGGAAGCAAACCGGATCGGCAGTGAGCTTGCCAAACGCTTTACAAACGGGAACCATGCTTTCATCGTCTGCACCCACATCGACAAACACCACATTCATAATCATATCATTTGGAATTCCACGTCCCTCGACTGTACCCGGAAATTCCGAAACTTTTGGGGAAGTACCAGAGCCGTACGGCGGCTCAACGATACGCTGTGCATCGAGAACGGGTTGTCTATCGTGGAAAATCCAAAGCGTCGCGGCAAGAGTTACAACAAGTGGCTGGGCAATCAGGCAAAGCCCTCAAACCGGGAGCTTTTGCGTGTGGCAATAGACGCGGCTTTAGCTCAAAATCCAACCGATTTTGACGCGCTCCTGAAGCTCTTGCGGGACGCCGGATATGTAATCAAATCGGGGAAAATTCCCGCCCTGCGCGGAAAGAATCAAAAGCGGTTTATCCGGCTGGATACGCTGGGCAGCGGCTACAGTGAAGCGGAGCTTCGGGCCGTTCTTTCCGGCGAAAAGGTACATCAGCCGCGCAAAAAAATCGTCCTGCCCGCGCCAAATAAAAAGATCAATTTGCTGGTGGATATTCAGGCCAAACTTCGCGCCGGAAAAGGCGTTGGTTACGAACGCTGGGCCAAGATATTCAACCTCAAGCAGATGGCTCAGACAGTAAATTATCTGACCGAGCACAACCTGTTGGAATACGATGCGCTGGCCGCTAAAACGGCTTTGGCAACCGCCCGGTACAATGAGCTTTCCACACAAATCAAAGCGGCTGAAAAACGGATGGCCGAGATCGCCGTTCTGAAAACACAGATCATCAATTACGCCAAGACCCGCGACACCTATGTTGCCTATCGCAAGGCGGGGTATTCAAAAAAGTTTCTTTCGGAGCATGAGAGCGATATCCTGTTGCACAAGGCGGCGAAGAAGTCATTTGATGAGCTGGGTGTAAAAAAACTCCCTACCGTCAAGAGTTTACAGGCCGAATATGCGGCGCTTCTGACAGAGAAAAAGGCGGCTTACGTTGATTATCGCAAGGCCCGCGATGAGATGAAAGAGCTGTTGACCGTGAAAGCAAACGTCGATCATCTGCTTGGCCCCGACAGGCGCGAAGCGGAGAAAGAAAAAGAGCATGGGCAGCGTTGA
- a CDS encoding ferredoxin, producing MNATIDRKGCISCGLCTSTCPEVFRMADDGRAEVCADPVPESAEDTATEARDNCPVSVITVE from the coding sequence ATGAACGCAACAATCGACAGAAAGGGCTGTATTTCCTGCGGATTATGCACATCAACCTGTCCGGAAGTATTTCGGATGGCTGATGACGGGCGCGCGGAGGTTTGCGCGGACCCTGTTCCTGAATCTGCGGAAGACACGGCAACGGAAGCACGGGATAACTGTCCCGTCTCTGTTATCACGGTAGAATAA
- the hcp gene encoding hydroxylamine reductase, which produces MSMFCYQCQETAGGKGCAVRGVCGKTEEVAKLQDLLIYALKGISQIVVKGKLDIKSLGETNYEVLSSLFMTITNANFDDGSIEKQIMKMIAIRDKLRDTVASAGLHDAATFTVSSRASMLEKATTVGVLSTANEDVRSLHEMITYGLKGMAAYAEHAKNIGKEDLAINAFIYEALAATLNDSLTADDLVALTLKTGEYGVKAMALLDEANTSRFGNPEITEVDIGVRKNPAILISGHDLTDLEQLLEQTKGTGVDVYTHSEMLPAHYYPAFKKYENFAGNYGNAWWKQLDEFVSFHGPILFTTNCIVPPRSEEVRGRIFTTGSTGYPGCKHIEADENGKKDFSKIIELAKTLPTPDEIETGSIVGGFAHNQVFALADKIVDAVKSGAIKKFFVMAGCDGRMKSREYYTEFAEKLPKDTVILTAGCAKYRYNKLKLGDINGIPRVLDAGQCNDSYSLVVIALKLKEVFGLDDINDLPIVYNIAWYEQKAVIVLLALLSLGVKNIHLGPTLPGFLSPSVAKVLIEKFGIAGVGTVDDDIKLFMNA; this is translated from the coding sequence ATGAGCATGTTTTGTTATCAGTGTCAGGAAACCGCCGGAGGAAAGGGCTGCGCAGTGCGCGGCGTCTGCGGAAAAACCGAAGAAGTAGCGAAGCTTCAGGATCTTCTGATTTATGCCCTCAAAGGCATCTCGCAGATCGTAGTCAAAGGGAAGCTCGATATCAAAAGCCTCGGCGAGACAAATTATGAAGTTCTCAGCAGCCTGTTCATGACCATTACCAATGCGAACTTCGACGACGGCTCTATTGAAAAGCAGATCATGAAAATGATCGCCATCAGAGATAAGCTAAGGGACACCGTTGCTTCCGCAGGTTTACACGACGCGGCCACTTTCACGGTAAGCTCCAGAGCGTCTATGCTGGAAAAAGCCACTACCGTCGGCGTGCTGTCAACCGCAAACGAGGACGTACGGTCTCTTCACGAGATGATCACATACGGCCTTAAGGGCATGGCGGCCTACGCCGAACATGCGAAGAACATTGGAAAAGAAGATTTGGCAATCAACGCCTTTATCTACGAAGCACTTGCGGCAACGTTGAACGATTCCCTCACCGCTGACGATCTGGTCGCACTGACGCTGAAAACCGGCGAATACGGCGTAAAGGCCATGGCCCTTCTGGACGAAGCCAACACATCAAGGTTCGGCAATCCTGAAATTACTGAGGTCGATATCGGTGTCCGTAAAAATCCCGCAATTCTGATTTCCGGCCATGACCTGACCGATCTGGAACAGCTTTTGGAGCAGACCAAAGGCACCGGCGTGGATGTGTATACCCACAGCGAGATGCTGCCCGCCCATTATTACCCGGCTTTCAAAAAATACGAAAATTTTGCGGGCAACTACGGCAACGCCTGGTGGAAACAGCTTGATGAATTTGTATCCTTCCATGGTCCCATCCTGTTTACCACTAACTGCATCGTCCCGCCCAGAAGCGAAGAGGTCCGGGGCAGAATCTTTACCACGGGTTCCACCGGCTATCCCGGCTGCAAGCACATTGAAGCGGACGAAAATGGCAAAAAAGACTTTTCCAAAATCATCGAGCTTGCCAAGACTCTTCCCACACCCGATGAAATTGAGACCGGCAGCATCGTCGGCGGCTTTGCCCATAACCAGGTGTTTGCTCTGGCTGACAAAATTGTTGACGCCGTTAAATCCGGTGCGATCAAAAAGTTCTTTGTGATGGCTGGCTGCGACGGACGCATGAAGTCCAGAGAATACTACACCGAGTTTGCTGAGAAGCTCCCGAAGGACACTGTGATTCTCACTGCTGGCTGCGCGAAGTATCGCTATAATAAGCTGAAGCTGGGCGACATCAACGGAATTCCAAGAGTTCTAGACGCTGGGCAGTGCAACGACTCCTATTCGCTTGTTGTCATCGCGCTCAAGCTCAAGGAAGTTTTCGGGCTGGACGACATCAACGACCTGCCCATCGTTTATAATATTGCGTGGTACGAGCAAAAGGCCGTCATCGTCCTGCTGGCGCTGCTGTCCCTGGGCGTAAAGAACATCCACCTAGGCCCCACGCTGCCGGGTTTCCTGTCGCCCAGCGTGGCAAAGGTCTTGATTGAAAAATTCGGAATCGCAGGCGTGGGAACAGTTGACGATGACATCAAGCTGTTTATGAATGCCTGA
- a CDS encoding rubredoxin codes for MKKYRCIPCGYIYDPALGDPDSGIAHGTAFEDLPDDWQCPICFVGKDEFEPVED; via the coding sequence ATGAAAAAGTACAGGTGTATTCCCTGCGGGTATATCTATGATCCTGCGCTTGGTGATCCCGACAGCGGCATCGCGCACGGCACGGCATTTGAAGATTTACCCGATGATTGGCAGTGCCCGATTTGTTTTGTCGGCAAAGACGAATTCGAACCTGTTGAAGACTGA
- a CDS encoding cupin domain-containing protein: MIEKEYKLSKTNEKVIEKVIFDENLHYLHMVFNKGEGLPEHFTNSNVYMTVIRGRLSIDLDEQEIHEYEAGTLLKIPFQTKMNVRNVHDETLELIVVKAPAPKS; this comes from the coding sequence ATGATAGAAAAAGAGTATAAACTGTCCAAAACCAATGAAAAAGTGATAGAAAAAGTCATATTTGACGAAAACCTTCATTACCTTCACATGGTGTTTAACAAAGGCGAGGGATTGCCGGAACACTTTACCAATTCAAACGTGTATATGACCGTCATTCGCGGACGGCTCTCCATCGACCTTGATGAACAGGAAATCCATGAGTACGAAGCCGGGACTCTGCTGAAAATCCCGTTTCAAACTAAAATGAATGTCAGAAATGTGCATGACGAAACGCTGGAACTAATTGTCGTAAAAGCGCCCGCTCCGAAAAGCTGA
- a CDS encoding 4Fe-4S binding protein yields the protein MIRKIIRIDEEKCNGCGLCAKACHEGAIGMINGKAKLLRDDYCDGLGDCLPACPTAAISFEEREAKEYDEAAVKKSKLSQQAETLACGCPGTQSKSIHRENKCEAVHSNISENKSQLSQWPVQIKLAPINAPYFADANLLVAADCTAYAYGDFHNRFIRNKVTLIGCPKLDEGDYSDKLTEIIKNNNIKSVTIVRMEVPCCGGIENAVKRALQNSGKFIPWQVVTISTDGKILD from the coding sequence ATGATTCGAAAAATTATCAGAATTGATGAAGAGAAATGCAACGGCTGCGGACTGTGCGCAAAAGCCTGTCACGAAGGGGCAATCGGAATGATAAACGGAAAGGCCAAGCTTCTCCGCGACGATTACTGCGACGGCCTCGGCGACTGCCTGCCGGCCTGCCCGACAGCAGCTATCAGTTTCGAAGAACGCGAAGCGAAAGAATACGATGAAGCCGCCGTGAAGAAAAGCAAGCTGAGCCAGCAAGCAGAAACGTTGGCCTGCGGATGCCCTGGCACACAATCTAAATCCATCCATCGGGAAAATAAGTGTGAGGCCGTCCATTCCAATATCAGCGAAAACAAAAGCCAGTTGTCACAGTGGCCCGTCCAAATCAAACTTGCGCCGATCAATGCTCCGTATTTCGCGGACGCCAATCTACTGGTCGCCGCCGACTGTACGGCCTATGCTTACGGCGATTTTCACAACAGGTTTATCAGGAACAAAGTGACCCTGATTGGCTGCCCCAAGCTTGACGAAGGAGATTACAGCGACAAACTCACGGAGATCATTAAAAACAACAACATTAAAAGCGTTACAATCGTCAGAATGGAAGTCCCCTGCTGCGGCGGGATCGAAAACGCGGTAAAAAGGGCGCTTCAAAACAGCGGCAAGTTCATTCCTTGGCAAGTAGTGACGATTTCAACCGATGGGAAAATTCTTGATTGA
- a CDS encoding Crp/Fnr family transcriptional regulator, producing the protein MRNYLDVLKTVQLFRGIEEADLQPLLLCLAAKSVRFEKGQTVFSSGESIEKFGIVLSGQVQVVQDDYYGNRSILGKIDIGNLFGESFACAEIKMLPVRVITTTESELLFIDCHRLAVPCARACAFHGKLIQNMLSIIAMKNIALTQKIEFTSKRTTREKLLAYLSAEAKKAENTRFSIPFNRQELADYLSVERSAMSAELSKLRDDGVLRFHKNQFELLQTTGAVVSLNDTSDLNDKMNCIFLRNE; encoded by the coding sequence ATGAGAAATTATTTGGATGTATTGAAAACAGTACAATTATTCAGAGGCATTGAAGAGGCAGATTTGCAGCCGCTTTTGTTGTGCCTGGCCGCGAAATCGGTTCGTTTTGAAAAAGGGCAAACCGTATTTTCCAGCGGCGAAAGCATCGAAAAATTCGGCATTGTTCTATCGGGACAGGTTCAGGTCGTTCAGGATGACTATTACGGAAACAGAAGCATCCTCGGAAAAATTGACATTGGAAATCTGTTCGGGGAATCCTTTGCCTGCGCGGAAATAAAAATGCTTCCGGTCAGAGTAATCACAACGACCGAAAGCGAACTGCTATTTATCGACTGTCACAGGCTTGCCGTTCCATGCGCCAGGGCGTGTGCTTTTCACGGCAAGCTCATTCAGAATATGCTAAGCATTATAGCCATGAAAAATATAGCGCTGACGCAGAAAATTGAATTTACGTCAAAGCGTACCACTCGCGAAAAGCTCCTTGCCTATCTCTCGGCCGAAGCGAAGAAAGCAGAAAACACCCGTTTCAGTATTCCTTTTAACCGGCAGGAACTCGCGGACTACCTTTCCGTCGAGCGCAGCGCCATGTCAGCCGAGCTTTCAAAGCTCAGGGACGACGGCGTTCTAAGGTTTCACAAAAATCAGTTCGAGCTGTTACAAACGACCGGTGCAGTCGTCAGTCTCAATGATACCTCTGACCTTAATGATAAAATGAACTGTATTTTTCTTCGCAATGAATGA
- a CDS encoding Crp/Fnr family transcriptional regulator, producing the protein MDNLFSILETVDLFNCFSSDELDKLFQNNLYHIRTYTKDSVVHLQNEKCENLDIILSGTVSVQKIDSNGDMLTICSFSAGEVMGENLLFSHRNFYPMTITAKCDAKILQIKKELTLKLCQDNSKFLKGFLQSVSDKTLILTGKIKILTLKTIRQCIIEFLLYECHIQKSTTIKLNMTKKELAEKIGVQRPSLSRELNKMRKDGLITYDPKQITIMDVDLLNKLHIDS; encoded by the coding sequence TTGGATAATTTATTTTCGATACTTGAAACGGTTGATCTATTTAACTGCTTCTCTTCTGATGAGTTAGATAAATTGTTTCAAAATAATCTTTACCATATCAGAACTTATACCAAAGATTCCGTGGTACATCTTCAGAACGAAAAATGTGAAAACCTCGACATCATTTTGAGTGGGACTGTTTCGGTACAAAAAATTGATTCGAATGGGGATATGCTCACGATTTGCAGTTTTTCGGCCGGTGAGGTTATGGGAGAAAATCTCCTGTTTTCACACAGAAACTTTTATCCCATGACAATCACCGCAAAGTGTGATGCGAAAATTCTCCAGATCAAGAAAGAATTGACTTTGAAGCTGTGCCAAGATAACAGTAAATTTCTGAAGGGCTTTCTCCAGTCTGTATCCGATAAAACGCTTATTTTAACAGGCAAGATTAAAATATTAACGTTAAAGACAATCAGACAATGTATCATTGAGTTTTTGCTTTATGAATGCCACATACAAAAATCAACTACTATTAAATTGAATATGACCAAAAAAGAACTGGCTGAAAAAATAGGGGTCCAAAGGCCATCTCTGTCAAGAGAGCTGAATAAAATGAGAAAAGACGGCCTTATCACCTATGATCCAAAACAGATCACAATCATGGATGTCGATTTGCTGAACAAACTGCATATAGACTCCTGA
- a CDS encoding 2-hydroxyacyl-CoA dehydratase family protein: MDKKYEDQILKSMDAVREKAPDIPLDYFFDIWKGFWFGEQKTEMPSIAVLGTGIPELYIRATGAKPLFLLGGNYFTDQYAEHVFPQISDPVLKSASSILFSEQLACMRDITAMVVPVSNADTRKVLPYFKDLGHPVIVMEEEPFLDSKATSRFRSSQMDLVMELQKLTHRPITAKSIRTAAKQITSAHDAIRRLKTMDIPQIAKDFIKQTYYLAPDIQEWTDRVNGFAEENLKPMPENRSHLLLIGSPIFFPNVKIPTVLHNVGIRNYENHCGVPDPEDYTELMEHDPSSLNSMFRDLNELHYRSAQNDIARALCSDTSFLQNASGVIYHLLKGQLMYAYEANRIEKAAIRAGIPFVCIETDYTNADIEQIRIRLEAFSELLMQTGRLSAAI, encoded by the coding sequence TTGGATAAAAAATATGAGGATCAGATCCTGAAATCGATGGATGCCGTGCGCGAAAAAGCACCAGATATCCCTCTTGATTATTTTTTCGATATCTGGAAGGGATTCTGGTTTGGTGAACAAAAGACAGAAATGCCGTCCATAGCGGTATTGGGGACTGGTATTCCCGAATTATATATCCGGGCTACCGGCGCGAAACCGTTATTTTTGCTTGGCGGTAATTACTTTACGGATCAATACGCAGAACATGTGTTTCCGCAGATTTCGGACCCTGTGTTGAAATCTGCAAGCAGCATTCTCTTTTCCGAACAGCTTGCCTGCATGAGGGATATTACCGCGATGGTTGTTCCGGTGAGCAACGCAGATACGCGTAAAGTTCTGCCTTATTTCAAGGATCTGGGGCATCCGGTAATCGTGATGGAGGAGGAGCCGTTTCTGGATTCAAAAGCCACATCACGGTTTCGGTCGTCACAGATGGATTTAGTTATGGAGCTGCAAAAGCTCACACACCGACCGATCACCGCCAAGAGCATCCGAACTGCCGCGAAGCAAATCACCAGCGCACATGATGCCATCCGGCGCCTTAAGACTATGGATATTCCGCAAATCGCAAAGGATTTTATCAAGCAGACCTATTATCTTGCTCCTGACATTCAGGAATGGACCGACCGCGTGAATGGATTCGCCGAGGAAAACCTGAAGCCGATGCCCGAAAACCGGTCCCATCTGCTGCTGATCGGGTCACCGATCTTTTTCCCGAATGTCAAAATCCCGACTGTATTACATAATGTCGGCATCCGAAATTATGAGAATCACTGTGGAGTCCCTGATCCGGAGGATTACACAGAGCTTATGGAGCATGATCCTTCCTCGCTAAATTCCATGTTCAGGGATCTGAATGAACTTCATTACAGATCGGCACAAAACGATATTGCTCGCGCACTGTGTTCTGATACTTCTTTCCTGCAAAACGCCAGCGGCGTCATCTACCATCTGCTCAAGGGGCAACTCATGTATGCTTATGAAGCGAATCGGATTGAAAAGGCCGCCATCAGGGCGGGGATTCCGTTCGTCTGCATTGAAACGGATTATACGAATG